In Kitasatospora sp. NA04385, a single genomic region encodes these proteins:
- a CDS encoding RNA polymerase sigma factor SigF: MPAQAGPAEAPDRALDTRTLSRSLFRRLAGLESGSAEHTYVRDTLIELNLPLVRYASARFRSRNEPMEDIVQVGTIGLIKAIDRFDPDRGVEFPTFAMPTVVGEIKRFFRDTSWSVRVPRRLQELRLALTKAGDELSQRLDRSPTVPELAVYLGVSEDDVVEGLAVGNAYTASSLDSSPAEDDGGDGPLADRLGYEDLALEGVEYRESLKPLLAKLPPRERRIIMLRFFGNLTQSQIGEEIGISQMHVSRLLTKTLAHLREGLTAE, encoded by the coding sequence ATCCCGGCCCAGGCCGGTCCCGCCGAGGCCCCCGACCGGGCCCTCGACACCCGCACGCTGTCCCGCTCGCTGTTCCGCCGCCTCGCCGGGCTGGAGTCCGGCAGCGCGGAGCACACCTACGTCCGGGACACCCTGATCGAGCTCAACCTGCCGCTGGTCCGGTACGCCTCCGCGCGCTTCCGCAGCCGCAACGAGCCGATGGAGGACATCGTCCAGGTCGGCACCATCGGCCTGATCAAGGCCATCGACCGCTTCGACCCGGACCGCGGCGTCGAGTTCCCCACCTTCGCCATGCCCACCGTGGTCGGCGAGATCAAGCGCTTCTTCCGGGACACCAGCTGGTCGGTGCGCGTCCCGCGCCGCCTCCAGGAGCTCCGCCTCGCCCTCACCAAGGCCGGCGACGAGCTCTCCCAGCGCCTCGACCGCTCCCCCACCGTCCCCGAACTCGCCGTCTACCTCGGCGTCTCCGAGGACGACGTGGTCGAGGGCCTCGCCGTCGGCAACGCCTACACGGCCAGCTCCCTCGACTCCTCCCCGGCCGAGGACGACGGCGGCGACGGCCCGCTCGCCGACCGCCTCGGCTACGAGGACCTCGCCCTCGAAGGCGTCGAGTACCGCGAGTCGCTCAAGCCACTGCTCGCCAAGCTCCCGCCCCGCGAGCGCCGGATCATCATGCTGCGCTTCTTCGGCAACCTGACGCAGTCCCAGATCGGCGAGGAGATCGGCATCTCCCAGATGCACGTCTCCCGGCTGCTCACCAAGACCCTCGCCCACCTCCGGGAGGGCCTCACCGCGGAGTGA
- a CDS encoding aldo/keto reductase, with protein MTTSDAPRVNLGPSDLAVSPLSLGGNVFGWTADAAQSAAVLDAYVAAGGNFVDTADVYSAWAPGNSGGESETVIGDWLRGRADREQLVIATKVGSMPGLDNLRAATVKRGAEASLRRLGVERIDLLYTHRDDPDTPVEEIVTALDELVREGKVREVAASNIGPQRLAASLEFAEREGLARYVAVQPHYNLVSRGTYEGPLADVVAAHGLSVVPYFALAAGFLTGKYRPGAAVDSARARSASAYLDDPRGPRVLAALDEVAAAHGVQPATVALAWLAAQPAVAAPLASARTVEQLPPLLAAASLELTAAELDLLTAASD; from the coding sequence ATGACCACCAGTGACGCCCCTCGGGTGAACCTCGGCCCCTCCGACCTCGCGGTCTCCCCGCTGTCGCTCGGCGGCAACGTGTTCGGCTGGACGGCCGACGCCGCGCAGTCCGCCGCCGTGCTCGACGCGTACGTCGCCGCGGGCGGCAACTTCGTCGACACCGCGGACGTCTACTCGGCCTGGGCGCCGGGCAACTCCGGCGGCGAGTCGGAGACCGTGATCGGCGACTGGCTGCGCGGCCGCGCCGACCGCGAGCAGCTCGTGATCGCCACCAAGGTCGGCTCGATGCCCGGCCTGGACAACCTGCGGGCGGCCACCGTCAAGCGCGGCGCGGAGGCCTCGCTGCGCCGGCTCGGCGTCGAGCGGATCGACCTGCTCTACACCCACCGGGACGACCCGGACACCCCGGTGGAGGAGATCGTCACGGCGCTGGACGAGCTGGTCCGCGAGGGCAAGGTCCGCGAGGTCGCCGCGTCCAACATCGGCCCGCAGCGGCTGGCCGCCTCGCTGGAGTTCGCCGAGCGCGAGGGCCTGGCCCGGTACGTGGCGGTGCAGCCGCACTACAACCTGGTCTCCCGCGGCACCTACGAGGGCCCGCTGGCCGACGTGGTCGCCGCGCACGGCCTGTCCGTCGTCCCGTACTTCGCGCTCGCCGCCGGCTTCCTGACCGGCAAGTACCGCCCGGGCGCGGCCGTCGACTCCGCCCGGGCCCGGAGCGCGTCCGCCTACCTGGACGACCCGCGCGGCCCCCGGGTGCTCGCCGCCCTGGACGAGGTCGCCGCCGCGCACGGCGTGCAGCCCGCCACGGTGGCGCTGGCCTGGCTGGCCGCGCAGCCCGCGGTGGCGGCGCCGCTGGCCAGCGCCCGCACCGTCGAGCAGCTGCCGCCGCTGCTGGCCGCCGCCTCGCTGGAGCTGACCGCGGCCGAGCTCGACCTGCTCACCGCCGCCTCCGACTGA
- a CDS encoding C40 family peptidase: protein MTTALTSISTDPADLPVFSGAPLLGFAESDGASVCRCAVCVRSALRTVGSGAAERLGRIPRAVRSAWLAVAVLAGAGPVGLGLGASPAQALPAPSGPGWDGRVYWFQNAAGQWRYTQWYDVYLERTGGSGSAQPQARPQQPAQSSGGIRQGWDGTVYWFRNAAGQWRYTSHYDVYVDRTGDRGAQQSGQSSAGQSVGQPSRPAASGVEAAVAYALAQLGKPYAWGGNGPDGFDCSGLVQQAFRRAGISTPRVADDQYRAATPISAGQLQRGDLVFWSGNGRVSGIHHVAVYLGDGTYVEAPRPGKDVRVSRLNSGYYPDFFGRY from the coding sequence GTGACGACCGCGCTCACCTCGATATCCACCGACCCCGCCGACCTCCCGGTCTTCTCCGGGGCCCCGCTGCTGGGCTTCGCCGAATCCGACGGTGCGTCAGTCTGCCGGTGCGCCGTGTGCGTCCGGTCGGCGCTCCGCACCGTCGGGTCCGGCGCGGCCGAGCGGCTCGGCCGAATACCCCGTGCCGTGCGCTCGGCCTGGCTGGCCGTCGCGGTGCTGGCGGGAGCGGGCCCGGTCGGGCTCGGTCTCGGCGCGAGCCCCGCGCAGGCGCTGCCCGCACCGTCCGGACCCGGCTGGGACGGCAGGGTCTACTGGTTCCAGAACGCGGCGGGCCAGTGGCGCTACACCCAGTGGTACGACGTCTACCTGGAGCGCACCGGCGGCTCGGGGAGCGCGCAGCCGCAGGCCCGGCCGCAGCAGCCGGCGCAGTCCTCCGGCGGTATCCGGCAGGGTTGGGACGGAACGGTCTACTGGTTCCGGAACGCGGCCGGCCAGTGGCGCTACACCAGCCACTACGACGTCTACGTCGACCGGACCGGCGACCGCGGCGCCCAGCAGTCCGGGCAGTCGTCCGCCGGGCAGTCCGTCGGGCAGCCCTCCCGGCCCGCCGCGAGCGGGGTGGAGGCGGCGGTGGCCTACGCGCTGGCGCAGCTCGGCAAGCCCTACGCGTGGGGCGGCAACGGGCCGGACGGGTTCGACTGCTCGGGCCTGGTCCAGCAGGCGTTCCGCCGGGCCGGGATCTCCACCCCGAGGGTCGCCGACGACCAGTACCGGGCCGCCACCCCGATCTCCGCGGGGCAGCTGCAACGCGGCGACCTGGTGTTTTGGTCCGGCAACGGCCGGGTCTCCGGCATCCACCACGTGGCCGTCTACCTCGGTGACGGGACGTACGTGGAGGCCCCGCGCCCGGGCAAGGACGTCCGGGTCTCCCGCCTCAACAGCGGGTACTACCCGGACTTCTTCGGCCGCTACTGA
- a CDS encoding HEAT repeat domain-containing protein gives MSGFWRRLFGDGAGGAQSAAGARVGGDLTMVQRAGTVQITTGPKPPPPGDLGEARRRYALRLRERYLRLDLEVLTPLSEQDEHPAVHLREVFVPQLVRSDPPPVELPRELLRRLAEPGGPDPGRLPPGVERETVRRVREAYRQRPAVPVLPLLAGPDGHRAVLLGDPGSGKSTLARFLCLALTEPLLDPEAGVPPELAPLAGRLPLIVELRRYADPGRREWTFEDFLAHLHRTEGLGLPEDLLARQLAEHPAHTLVLFDGLDELFDPRVREGASRRIGAFAARHPQVRVVVTSRMIGYRREPMDAAGFGHYTLQDLDTGQIDAFAARWYANACPADPVEARRLRRRVTAAVAGSAPVRDLAGNPLILTILAIIGRRRELPRDRRSVYEHAVAVLVEHWDPSKYLQDRRVDGGMPYLASEDRLELLRLVARRMQEGGDGIAGNHIPGRVLLSSFEGYLRERYELPADRAAPAARAMLQQFRERNFILSRFGGEVYGFVHRAFLEYLAASDIAHRFNRERSLTEEQLLQGVFAARWRDPAWREVLLLLAGELDERFVGAAVSLLLERAPALPGAPGTRDAAPQWLVLAVRCLGEVRRLGLVTAQSEAVVDALAALFEAYAAEGSAYLPGETVEALDALRPVLAGLGPHWAGRERFLRWYLVHGHQPGREAPTPLEAGAVAARLACALHLNDPRGPAVLRGWAEHGWSSAQRAAAFGALAEGWPGDAGTGAFVRGRVEREADPLTLEAAVAALAEGWAGDAETGAFLAARVADAGGVNRLNEMLALGKGWTGDGPAQLLLRGIAAAEERPELRGLAVFALTANDRMDGGLAAFLRERVRTDRAPGVRRMALQAICLQPAEDPDNAPFLRRLAESDPDPQVRVSALVGLARGWAGDPRVAAFLRRRVAEDRDPLVRLRVPPVLALRWAGDPQVAEQVRGLAVEDRLPDVRAGALALLGQVWAGDPRVAAFLRERAEQEGPGRAAAVAELAAHFADDPELEAFVRGQAADPSDPQVRAAALTALSNRREPGPAARALFLERARADPDPRVRDAALAAVVRCHDGEPRAAGLLLARAAGLRDADVRLSVLRALLAHRPDDPAVRELLRERAGADTSGAIRSVALHALARTGAGDAAGLAALLRERAVEDPDPLPRRVALRALAGSPDRAAVELLRWRAVEDPDAGVRIAALRALASGCPGGETAELLAARARAELVPAAAEEAARLLACAVGGARPGTANGPALPGG, from the coding sequence GTGAGCGGCTTCTGGCGGCGGCTGTTCGGCGACGGGGCCGGCGGCGCCCAGTCCGCGGCGGGCGCCCGGGTCGGCGGCGACCTGACGATGGTCCAGCGGGCCGGGACGGTGCAGATCACCACCGGCCCGAAGCCGCCCCCGCCGGGCGACCTGGGCGAGGCCCGGCGGCGCTACGCGCTGCGGCTGCGCGAGCGCTACCTGCGGCTGGACCTGGAGGTGCTGACCCCGCTGTCCGAGCAGGACGAGCACCCGGCGGTGCACCTGCGCGAAGTGTTCGTGCCGCAGCTGGTGCGCTCCGACCCGCCCCCGGTGGAGCTGCCCCGGGAGCTGCTGCGGCGGCTGGCCGAGCCGGGCGGGCCGGACCCGGGCCGGCTGCCGCCGGGCGTCGAGCGGGAGACGGTGCGCCGGGTCCGCGAGGCATACCGGCAGCGCCCGGCGGTGCCGGTGCTGCCGCTGCTGGCCGGCCCGGACGGGCACCGGGCGGTGCTGCTGGGCGACCCGGGCTCGGGCAAGTCGACGCTGGCCCGCTTCCTGTGCCTGGCGCTGACCGAGCCGCTGCTCGACCCGGAGGCCGGGGTGCCGCCCGAACTGGCCCCGCTGGCGGGCCGGCTGCCGCTGATCGTGGAGCTGCGCCGGTACGCCGACCCGGGCCGGCGGGAGTGGACCTTCGAGGACTTCCTGGCCCACCTGCACCGCACCGAGGGCCTGGGCCTGCCCGAGGACCTGCTGGCCCGTCAGCTGGCCGAGCACCCGGCGCACACCCTGGTGCTGTTCGACGGCCTGGACGAGCTGTTCGACCCGCGGGTCAGGGAGGGCGCCAGCCGCCGGATCGGCGCGTTCGCCGCCCGCCACCCGCAGGTCCGGGTGGTGGTGACCTCCCGGATGATCGGCTACCGGCGCGAGCCGATGGACGCCGCCGGCTTCGGCCACTACACCCTCCAGGACCTGGACACCGGCCAGATCGACGCCTTCGCGGCCCGCTGGTACGCCAACGCCTGCCCGGCCGACCCGGTGGAGGCCCGGCGGCTGCGCCGGCGGGTGACGGCCGCGGTGGCCGGCTCCGCCCCGGTCCGGGACCTGGCGGGCAACCCGCTGATCCTGACCATCCTGGCGATCATCGGCCGCCGCCGGGAGCTGCCCCGGGACCGCCGCTCGGTGTACGAGCACGCGGTGGCGGTGCTGGTCGAGCACTGGGACCCGAGCAAGTACCTGCAGGACCGGCGGGTCGACGGCGGCATGCCGTACCTGGCCTCCGAGGACCGGCTGGAGCTGCTGCGCCTGGTGGCCCGCCGGATGCAGGAGGGCGGCGACGGCATCGCCGGCAACCACATCCCGGGCCGGGTGCTGCTGTCCTCCTTCGAGGGCTACCTGCGCGAGCGCTACGAGCTGCCCGCCGACCGGGCCGCACCGGCCGCCCGGGCAATGCTGCAGCAGTTCCGGGAGCGCAACTTCATCCTGAGCCGGTTCGGCGGCGAGGTGTACGGCTTCGTCCACCGGGCGTTCCTGGAGTACCTGGCGGCGTCCGACATCGCCCACCGCTTCAACCGGGAGCGCTCGCTGACGGAGGAGCAGCTGCTGCAGGGCGTGTTCGCGGCCCGCTGGCGCGACCCGGCGTGGCGGGAGGTGCTGCTCCTGCTGGCCGGGGAGCTGGACGAGCGGTTCGTCGGCGCGGCGGTGTCCCTGCTGCTGGAGCGGGCCCCGGCGCTGCCGGGCGCGCCGGGGACGCGGGACGCGGCGCCGCAGTGGCTGGTGCTGGCGGTGCGCTGCCTGGGCGAGGTCCGCAGGCTGGGGCTGGTGACGGCGCAGTCCGAGGCGGTGGTGGACGCCCTGGCGGCGCTGTTCGAGGCGTACGCGGCCGAGGGCTCGGCCTACCTGCCGGGCGAGACGGTGGAGGCGCTGGACGCGCTGCGCCCGGTGCTGGCCGGGCTGGGCCCGCACTGGGCGGGCCGGGAGCGGTTCCTGCGCTGGTACCTGGTGCACGGCCACCAGCCGGGCCGGGAGGCGCCGACCCCGCTGGAGGCGGGCGCGGTGGCGGCCCGGCTGGCCTGCGCGCTGCACCTGAACGACCCGCGGGGGCCGGCCGTGCTGCGCGGCTGGGCGGAGCACGGTTGGTCCTCGGCGCAGCGCGCGGCCGCCTTCGGGGCGCTCGCCGAGGGCTGGCCGGGGGACGCGGGGACGGGTGCGTTCGTCCGCGGCCGGGTGGAGCGGGAGGCCGACCCGCTGACCCTGGAGGCCGCGGTGGCGGCGCTCGCCGAGGGCTGGGCGGGGGACGCGGAGACGGGCGCGTTCCTGGCGGCGCGGGTGGCGGACGCCGGGGGCGTGAACCGGCTGAACGAGATGCTGGCGCTCGGCAAGGGCTGGACGGGCGACGGCCCGGCGCAGCTGCTGCTGCGGGGCATCGCGGCGGCCGAGGAGCGGCCGGAGCTGCGCGGCCTGGCGGTGTTCGCGCTGACCGCGAACGACCGGATGGACGGCGGGCTGGCGGCGTTCCTGCGCGAGCGGGTGCGCACCGACCGGGCCCCGGGGGTGCGCCGGATGGCGCTGCAGGCGATCTGCCTGCAGCCCGCCGAGGACCCGGACAACGCGCCGTTCCTGCGCCGGCTGGCCGAGTCGGACCCGGACCCGCAGGTGCGGGTGTCGGCGCTGGTGGGGCTGGCCCGCGGCTGGGCGGGCGATCCGCGGGTGGCGGCGTTCCTGCGCCGCCGGGTCGCCGAGGACCGCGATCCGCTGGTGCGGCTGCGGGTGCCGCCGGTGCTGGCGCTGCGCTGGGCGGGCGATCCGCAGGTCGCCGAGCAGGTGCGCGGCCTGGCGGTGGAGGACCGGCTGCCGGACGTCCGGGCGGGCGCGCTGGCGCTGCTCGGGCAGGTCTGGGCGGGCGATCCGCGGGTGGCGGCGTTCCTGCGCGAGCGGGCGGAGCAGGAGGGCCCGGGCCGGGCGGCGGCCGTCGCCGAGCTGGCGGCGCACTTCGCGGACGACCCGGAGCTGGAGGCGTTCGTCCGCGGGCAGGCCGCCGACCCGTCGGACCCGCAGGTGCGGGCGGCGGCGCTGACCGCGCTGTCGAACCGCCGGGAGCCGGGCCCGGCGGCCCGGGCGCTGTTCCTGGAGCGGGCCCGCGCCGACCCGGACCCGCGGGTGCGGGACGCGGCGCTGGCAGCGGTGGTGCGCTGCCACGACGGCGAGCCGCGGGCGGCCGGCCTGCTGCTGGCGCGGGCGGCGGGGCTGCGCGACGCGGACGTGCGGCTGTCGGTGCTGCGGGCGCTGCTGGCGCACCGGCCGGACGATCCGGCGGTGCGGGAGCTGCTGCGCGAGCGAGCGGGGGCGGACACCTCGGGGGCGATCCGCTCGGTGGCCCTGCACGCGCTGGCCCGCACGGGCGCGGGGGACGCCGCCGGGCTGGCCGCGCTGCTGCGCGAGCGCGCCGTCGAGGACCCGGACCCGCTGCCGCGCCGGGTGGCGCTGCGGGCCCTGGCCGGTTCGCCGGACCGGGCGGCGGTCGAGCTGCTGCGCTGGCGGGCGGTGGAGGACCCGGACGCGGGGGTGCGGATCGCGGCGCTGCGGGCGCTGGCCTCCGGCTGTCCGGGCGGGGAGACGGCGGAGCTGCTGGCGGCCCGGGCGCGGGCCGAGCTGGTGCCGGCGGCGGCCGAGGAGGCGGCCCGGCTGCTGGCCTGCGCGGTGGGGGGCGCCCGGCCGGGAACGGCGAACGGCCCCGCCCTCCCGGGCGGTTGA
- a CDS encoding tyrosine-protein phosphatase: protein MTAPSTVTARSLGLAAAVNARDLGGYRTADGRTVRGGALLRTEALSRLGEADRELLGALGLRHVVDLRSLDEVRHLGADLVPGLPPAVVLPVDAAATLSVPSPDGLGPTLHHLPVFSADFDLYVELRRALGTGDPAAVHAVLGDGRGAAMMTSMYRWFVTDAVARSRFATVLRLVAEADGAPVLFHCTAGKDRTGWTAALLLTALGVDRESVLADYLLTNERAAAVIDRVDPLMRPLARAEAGYLEAAFEELALGWTGFEHFWQDGLGLTEEHLVRLRRACTV from the coding sequence GTGACCGCGCCGTCCACCGTGACCGCCAGGAGCCTCGGCCTGGCCGCCGCCGTCAACGCCCGTGACCTGGGCGGCTACCGCACCGCGGACGGCCGCACCGTGCGCGGCGGCGCGCTGCTGCGCACCGAGGCGCTCAGCCGGCTCGGCGAGGCGGACCGGGAGCTGCTCGGCGCGCTCGGGCTGCGGCACGTGGTGGACCTGCGCAGCCTCGACGAGGTCCGCCACCTGGGCGCCGACCTCGTCCCCGGGCTGCCCCCGGCGGTGGTGCTGCCGGTGGACGCGGCGGCGACGCTCAGCGTCCCCTCGCCCGACGGCCTCGGGCCGACCCTGCACCACCTGCCGGTGTTCTCCGCGGACTTCGACCTGTACGTGGAGCTGCGCCGGGCGCTGGGCACCGGCGACCCGGCGGCGGTGCACGCCGTCCTCGGGGACGGCCGGGGCGCCGCGATGATGACCTCGATGTACCGCTGGTTCGTCACCGACGCCGTCGCCCGCTCCCGCTTCGCCACCGTCCTGCGGCTGGTCGCCGAGGCGGACGGCGCGCCGGTGCTCTTCCACTGCACGGCCGGCAAGGACCGCACCGGCTGGACGGCGGCCCTGCTGCTCACCGCCCTCGGCGTGGACCGGGAGAGCGTGCTGGCGGACTACCTGCTCACCAACGAGCGCGCCGCGGCCGTGATCGACCGCGTCGACCCGCTGATGCGGCCGCTGGCCCGCGCGGAGGCCGGCTACCTGGAGGCGGCCTTCGAGGAGCTCGCCCTCGGCTGGACGGGCTTCGAGCACTTCTGGCAGGACGGCCTGGGGCTGACCGAGGAGCACCTGGTCCGGCTCCGGCGGGCCTGCACCGTCTAG
- a CDS encoding SPFH domain-containing protein translates to MDVTRGPSPRTNSWPPAAPQPPVGATQLTKAVAKAVAKPLITAAPPAEELLDRGPDTQPLPVIGADEPSAFPPGPRAVVESATAEPAGAADRAASSGLRRLAAATARQQAAHPSVADAATHRRPPRADQSLRERRAFVLPGWLPLLVLLAGVAGMLLVLARAGVLTDLPGLPDLRGAAARASGEAEAGDGTLAAVSAIGLVMLGAVGGLLSNPGGETRVLTRWGRYRGTVRRTGLLWVNPLVRRHRVDVRLRHWRSEPVRVTDRAGTPLVVRLLVVWRVKDTARVTLGIAEHETYLREQVQAVLTRTASLLPCDSDSAPGPALRDGQWFADELTRALAAETAPAGIEVYSVQPLALDYAPEVAESMRRRRLADLDAGLRTVLVDDAVEAAALAVRRLERATAHELDDSARSALMEQLLVAFVAPAGVAAPVPAPAVRPNRKEGRPA, encoded by the coding sequence ATGGACGTCACCCGCGGCCCGTCGCCGCGAACCAACTCCTGGCCCCCCGCCGCACCCCAGCCCCCGGTCGGCGCGACCCAACTCACCAAGGCGGTCGCCAAGGCGGTGGCCAAGCCGCTGATCACGGCCGCTCCCCCGGCCGAGGAGCTCCTCGACCGGGGCCCGGACACCCAGCCGCTGCCGGTGATCGGCGCGGACGAGCCGTCCGCGTTCCCGCCCGGGCCCCGGGCCGTCGTCGAATCCGCCACCGCGGAACCCGCCGGGGCGGCCGACCGGGCCGCGTCGAGCGGGCTGCGCCGGCTCGCCGCGGCCACCGCGCGGCAGCAGGCGGCGCACCCGTCCGTCGCGGACGCCGCGACCCACCGCCGGCCGCCGCGCGCGGACCAGTCGCTGCGCGAGCGGCGGGCGTTCGTGCTGCCGGGCTGGCTGCCGCTGCTGGTGCTGCTGGCCGGGGTGGCCGGGATGCTGCTGGTGCTGGCCCGGGCCGGGGTGCTGACGGACCTGCCGGGGCTGCCCGACCTGCGCGGCGCGGCGGCGCGGGCGAGCGGGGAGGCCGAGGCCGGTGACGGGACGCTCGCCGCGGTCAGCGCGATCGGGCTGGTGATGCTGGGCGCGGTCGGCGGGCTGCTGTCCAACCCGGGCGGCGAGACCCGGGTGCTGACCCGCTGGGGCCGCTACCGGGGCACCGTCCGCCGCACCGGCCTGCTGTGGGTGAACCCGCTGGTGCGGCGCCACCGGGTGGACGTCCGGCTGCGGCACTGGCGCAGCGAGCCGGTGCGGGTCACCGACCGGGCCGGGACGCCGCTGGTGGTGCGACTGCTGGTCGTGTGGCGGGTCAAGGACACCGCCCGGGTGACGCTGGGCATCGCCGAGCACGAAACGTATCTGCGCGAGCAGGTGCAGGCCGTTCTCACCCGAACCGCCTCCCTGCTGCCGTGCGACTCCGATTCCGCGCCGGGGCCCGCGCTGCGCGACGGCCAGTGGTTCGCCGACGAGCTGACCAGGGCGCTGGCCGCCGAGACCGCTCCGGCCGGGATCGAGGTGTACTCGGTGCAGCCGCTGGCGCTGGACTACGCGCCGGAGGTCGCCGAGTCGATGCGCCGCCGCCGGTTGGCCGACCTGGACGCCGGGCTGCGGACCGTCCTGGTGGACGACGCGGTGGAGGCCGCGGCCCTCGCGGTGCGGCGCCTGGAGCGCGCCACCGCGCACGAGTTGGACGACAGCGCGCGCAGCGCCCTGATGGAGCAGCTGCTGGTCGCGTTCGTCGCCCCGGCCGGGGTCGCCGCCCCGGTGCCCGCCCCGGCGGTCCGCCCGAACCGCAAGGAAGGAAGGCCCGCGTGA
- a CDS encoding Dabb family protein, with translation MIRHLVLFKLNEGVTKDDPRAVAGAKAFEELGALVPELREWECGWNFTERDIARDFAINSLVEDRAALAAYLGHPAHQAAAAQWREFATWVIADLEV, from the coding sequence GTGATCCGGCACCTGGTCCTGTTCAAGCTCAACGAAGGCGTCACCAAGGACGACCCGCGGGCGGTCGCCGGCGCCAAGGCGTTCGAGGAGCTCGGCGCGCTGGTCCCCGAGCTGCGCGAGTGGGAGTGCGGCTGGAACTTCACCGAGCGGGACATCGCCCGGGACTTCGCGATCAACAGCCTGGTCGAGGACCGCGCGGCACTGGCCGCGTACTTGGGCCACCCGGCCCACCAGGCCGCCGCGGCGCAGTGGCGCGAGTTCGCCACCTGGGTGATCGCCGACCTGGAGGTCTGA
- a CDS encoding RNA polymerase sigma factor SigF, with product MSVRTQQGSAPEDRVEDPPDPVELASRRPGACGAVDVRTLTRVLFERLAELPPGAPERVRVRAALIEANIPLVRYAATRFRSRSEPMEDIVQVGTIGLINAIDRFDPERGVQFPTYALPTILGEIKRYFRDNVRTMHVPRRLQELWVQVSGAMEELTVTHGRAPKVPEIAANLRIPEEDVRACLDAGRAYNAASLEAAQEHEGGLALLDRLGYEDSALTDVEHRDMVRHLLVQLPERERRIIMLRFFANLTQSQISTELGMSQMHVSRLLSRILSRLRTGNSWEE from the coding sequence GTGTCCGTGCGGACGCAGCAGGGCAGTGCGCCCGAGGACCGGGTCGAGGACCCGCCGGACCCGGTCGAGCTCGCCTCCCGCCGACCCGGCGCCTGCGGCGCGGTGGACGTCCGCACCCTCACCAGGGTGCTGTTCGAACGGCTCGCCGAGCTCCCGCCGGGCGCCCCCGAGCGGGTCCGGGTCCGCGCCGCCCTGATCGAGGCCAACATCCCGCTGGTCCGCTACGCCGCCACCCGCTTCCGCAGCCGCAGCGAGCCGATGGAGGACATCGTCCAGGTCGGCACCATCGGCCTGATCAACGCCATCGACCGCTTCGACCCCGAGCGCGGCGTCCAGTTCCCCACCTACGCGCTGCCCACCATCCTCGGCGAGATCAAGCGCTACTTCCGCGACAACGTCCGCACCATGCACGTCCCGCGCCGGCTCCAGGAGCTGTGGGTCCAGGTCAGCGGCGCCATGGAGGAGCTGACCGTCACCCACGGCCGGGCCCCCAAGGTCCCCGAGATCGCTGCCAACCTGCGCATCCCCGAGGAGGACGTCCGGGCCTGCCTGGACGCCGGCCGCGCCTACAACGCCGCCTCCCTGGAGGCCGCCCAGGAGCACGAGGGCGGCCTCGCCCTGCTCGACCGGCTCGGTTACGAGGACTCCGCCCTCACCGACGTCGAGCACCGCGACATGGTCCGCCACCTGCTGGTCCAACTCCCCGAGCGGGAACGGCGGATCATCATGCTGCGGTTCTTCGCCAACCTCACCCAGTCGCAGATCTCCACCGAACTCGGCATGTCCCAGATGCACGTCTCCCGGCTGCTGTCCCGGATCCTGTCCCGGCTGCGCACCGGGAACTCCTGGGAGGAGTGA